Proteins from a single region of Nitrososphaerota archaeon:
- a CDS encoding adenylyltransferase/cytidyltransferase family protein, which translates to MAKKVLVSGVFDLIHPGHILFLEKAKKIGGKNSKLIVVIARDSTVLKFKGVKPIFNERIRKRIVSSLKPVDVTILGFKKFSIEKIVKKIKPDIIVFGYDQIKIMKEFERICKEKNWNIKIVRLKKFRSGQINSSSQIVKKIIKLRGHKF; encoded by the coding sequence ATGGCAAAGAAAGTTTTAGTTAGTGGAGTATTCGATTTAATTCATCCAGGGCATATTCTATTTTTAGAAAAAGCTAAAAAAATAGGTGGAAAAAATTCTAAATTAATAGTTGTGATAGCTAGAGATTCTACTGTATTAAAATTTAAAGGAGTAAAACCAATATTTAATGAGAGAATTAGAAAAAGAATTGTATCATCTTTAAAGCCAGTAGATGTCACAATTTTAGGTTTTAAAAAATTTTCAATTGAAAAAATTGTTAAGAAAATTAAACCAGATATAATTGTTTTTGGATACGATCAAATAAAAATAATGAAGGAATTTGAAAGAATTTGCAAAGAGAAAAATTGGAATATAAAAATAGTAAGATTAAAAAAATTTAGAAGCGGGCAGATAAATAGTTCTTCTCAAATTGTAAAAAAGATTATTAAGTTACGAGGACATAAATTTTAA
- a CDS encoding protein kinase, translating into MSKKKGEKIEEKKGILVAPIPSDYEKLTEYWIKQPYVKIVIARPPEKGSGPIYFIDEILLSEEEKEAYSKILDILTKELAPPEVESDEEIKKAIIKAAEDVVKKYKKAFKKLHEDSWPTLLYYLERDMLGYGPLNALMEDPNIEDISCDGVNVPVYIWHRDYESIPTNVMFLDRETLDDYIIKLAHKAGKHVSSAFPIVDAMIEGKHRLAVTFREEV; encoded by the coding sequence GTGTCAAAAAAGAAAGGTGAAAAAATAGAAGAGAAAAAAGGAATACTAGTAGCTCCTATCCCCTCTGACTATGAAAAATTAACAGAATATTGGATTAAGCAACCATATGTAAAAATAGTCATTGCAAGACCTCCTGAAAAAGGATCAGGACCAATATATTTTATAGATGAAATCCTTTTATCAGAAGAAGAAAAAGAAGCATATTCAAAAATTTTAGATATTCTTACAAAAGAGCTTGCTCCTCCAGAAGTAGAAAGCGATGAAGAAATAAAAAAAGCAATTATAAAAGCTGCTGAAGATGTAGTTAAAAAATATAAAAAAGCTTTTAAAAAGCTTCATGAAGATTCTTGGCCTACTTTGCTTTATTATTTAGAAAGAGATATGCTTGGATATGGGCCATTGAATGCTCTTATGGAAGATCCTAATATTGAAGATATTAGTTGTGATGGAGTAAATGTTCCAGTATATATATGGCATAGAGATTATGAAAGCATTCCAACAAATGTTATGTTTCTTGATAGGGAAACATTAGATGATTATATTATTAAGCTTGCTCATAAAGCTGGAAAGCATGTTTCTTCTGCTTTTCCAATAGTAGATGCAATGATTGAAGGAAAACATAGATTAGCAGTAACATTTAGAGAAGAAGT
- a CDS encoding archaellin/type IV pilin N-terminal domain-containing protein yields the protein MNRKNKGISPVVATVIIVAIAIALAIAVALWASGLVGIFTRFEEVKVISAYADLTSGTFTVTLDLKNTGSADATIDNVVINGKPYSSWTGISVEVGGSPFDPNTGFTLKSGETATMILSFSAGQGGPGFKSGQTLDIKIHTAAGHDYAKAVVLP from the coding sequence ATGAATAGGAAAAATAAAGGTATAAGTCCAGTTGTAGCAACAGTTATTATAGTTGCAATTGCAATTGCTTTGGCTATCGCAGTAGCATTATGGGCTTCAGGCCTCGTAGGAATCTTTACAAGATTTGAAGAAGTAAAAGTAATCTCAGCCTATGCCGACCTTACTAGTGGTACTTTCACTGTAACTTTAGATCTTAAGAATACTGGTTCAGCAGATGCAACAATAGATAATGTTGTTATAAATGGTAAACCATACAGCTCCTGGACGGGTATTAGTGTTGAGGTTGGGGGCTCACCTTTCGACCCTAATACTGGATTTACTTTAAAATCAGGAGAAACAGCTACTATGATACTTTCTTTCTCTGCTGGACAGGGTGGTCCAGGTTTCAAAAGCGGTCAAACATTAGATATAAAAATACATACTGCTGCTGGACATGATTATGCAAAAGCAGTAGTTCTACCATAG
- a CDS encoding HypC/HybG/HupF family hydrogenase formation chaperone: MCLGIPVKIIDVKYPEAIVEIGGLKKNIRIDLIENVKPGDYIILHAGFAIQKIDEKEALETLKILEEVLKRNE; the protein is encoded by the coding sequence ATGTGTTTAGGTATTCCAGTAAAAATAATAGATGTAAAATATCCTGAAGCAATTGTTGAAATTGGGGGATTAAAGAAAAATATTAGAATAGATTTAATAGAAAATGTTAAGCCTGGAGATTATATTATTCTACATGCTGGATTCGCAATTCAAAAAATAGATGAAAAAGAAGCTTTAGAAACATTAAAAATATTAGAGGAAGTTTTGAAAAGAAATGAATGA
- the dph5 gene encoding diphthine synthase: MTLFFIGLGINGCKYLTLKGLEILKKSNKIFLDIYTSKINEKDIKELSKLISKEIIIANREMLENGALKIIEEAKDKNIAILIPGDPFIATTHISLKELAIERNIKIETIHGVSIVSAAISLSGLSTYRFGRIVTIPKTNNIEHLRQPYQEILENSLRGLHTLSLLDTKNGGLSINDALKNLMEFEEIFGEGFLRKDMLVIAFERIGYEDSRIILKTIKEHINEKYEKFPQCLIFLGELQYNEKEILKKTFNLSDEYIEKHKYEDIRKKRSRIYIQKLENVFKQIESRKDKISSGDILKIIEYAYNYYEDAKYFYDKGNYQTSLISSSYSEGLLDCLRLLKLIEFEWESIL, encoded by the coding sequence ATGACTCTATTTTTTATAGGATTAGGAATTAATGGTTGTAAATATTTAACTTTAAAAGGATTAGAGATTTTAAAAAAATCAAATAAAATTTTCCTTGATATTTATACTAGTAAAATAAATGAAAAAGATATTAAAGAATTATCTAAATTAATTTCTAAAGAAATTATTATAGCTAATAGAGAAATGCTTGAAAATGGAGCATTAAAAATAATCGAAGAAGCTAAGGATAAAAATATTGCTATACTTATTCCAGGAGATCCATTTATTGCTACAACTCATATTTCTTTAAAAGAATTAGCTATAGAAAGGAATATTAAAATTGAAACAATTCATGGAGTATCGATAGTTTCAGCTGCAATTAGTTTATCTGGATTAAGTACATATAGATTTGGAAGAATAGTAACAATACCAAAAACAAATAATATAGAGCATTTAAGGCAACCTTATCAAGAAATCCTTGAAAATTCTTTAAGAGGATTACATACACTTTCTCTTTTAGATACTAAAAATGGTGGATTATCAATAAATGATGCATTAAAAAATCTTATGGAATTTGAAGAAATATTTGGAGAAGGCTTTTTAAGAAAGGACATGCTAGTAATAGCATTTGAAAGAATAGGATATGAAGATTCTAGAATTATTTTAAAAACAATTAAAGAACATATTAATGAGAAATATGAAAAATTTCCTCAATGTTTAATTTTTTTAGGAGAGCTACAATATAATGAAAAAGAAATTTTGAAAAAAACATTCAATTTAAGTGATGAATATATTGAAAAACATAAATATGAAGATATTAGGAAAAAGAGATCAAGAATATATATTCAAAAACTTGAGAATGTTTTTAAGCAAATAGAGTCTAGGAAAGATAAAATTTCTAGTGGAGATATTCTAAAAATAATAGAATATGCATATAATTATTATGAAGATGCAAAATATTTTTATGATAAGGGGAATTACCAAACTTCATTGATATCATCTTCTTATAGTGAAGGATTATTAGATTGTTTAAGATTATTAAAATTAATAGAGTTCGAATGGGAAAGTATTCTATAA
- a CDS encoding type II secretion system F family protein produces MGRSSIKSSIIGFSYSHFNWISRPILKIFKSLPESLDAANIRIYPEAYASFIGFSLFLSFLICFPLAFFSYFYFNLGLYSFFLITPPFIILILLLTYPKLASTSRASNLEAEVPFVAAYITVMATGRISPYRSMERLKNVKLLPNLSEEARKIDIDVKATGIDPVSALEKSAKAVPSKEYKSLILGYVSTLRGGGDVIHFLQRTTEKIFEDRSEKTKIIGERIGMLMEGYAATGTMLALGLYVIFIVSQILPSGTMAFSSGGFILFAYILLPSISFLFLYLTDIFQPRYPVSDWRAYKVFALTLPLTFFLLVSLVVPFYFPPLREIFKPFVYFIFLIRDKLGLDLGQKAPALSGFEVPIGLCITIMASVTPAMIAYHKHATETSGVNSGITRFLRDLVELRKTGMSPEKCIENLSNNDYGAFSKYLKKIAEQIKWGLPLSKIYEAFAQQIYSWLARINMFLIVDAIDVGGGTPEILETVARFSEEIELIEKQKRMSLKPLLLIPYISAIILVVSTVVLIGFMRSILIIAQIYLPFSSFLQLFVPPLILNSAISGFVAGKVSEEKVSAGFKHAFILTLVSFIALIISPYVSAGIQFYTPQSA; encoded by the coding sequence ATGGGAAGAAGTAGTATAAAATCTAGTATTATTGGTTTTTCATATTCTCATTTTAATTGGATAAGTAGACCTATTCTTAAAATTTTTAAAAGCTTACCTGAAAGTTTAGATGCTGCAAATATAAGAATTTATCCTGAAGCTTATGCTTCTTTTATAGGTTTTTCTTTATTTTTATCATTTTTAATTTGTTTTCCATTAGCATTTTTCTCATATTTTTATTTTAATTTAGGTTTATATTCATTCTTTTTAATCACTCCTCCTTTTATAATTTTAATCCTTTTATTAACTTATCCAAAACTTGCTTCTACAAGTAGAGCATCAAATTTAGAAGCTGAAGTACCATTTGTAGCTGCATACATTACTGTTATGGCTACTGGAAGGATTTCTCCTTATAGAAGTATGGAACGTTTAAAGAACGTAAAATTGCTTCCAAACCTTTCAGAAGAAGCACGTAAGATAGATATAGATGTTAAAGCTACAGGAATAGATCCTGTTTCAGCTCTTGAAAAATCTGCTAAAGCAGTCCCATCAAAAGAATACAAATCTCTTATTTTAGGATATGTTTCTACTCTTAGAGGTGGAGGAGATGTAATACATTTCCTTCAAAGAACTACTGAAAAAATATTTGAAGATAGAAGTGAAAAAACTAAGATAATTGGTGAAAGAATTGGAATGCTAATGGAAGGATATGCAGCTACTGGAACTATGCTAGCTCTTGGATTATATGTTATTTTCATCGTTTCACAAATTCTTCCATCAGGAACTATGGCTTTCTCTTCTGGAGGTTTTATATTATTTGCATATATATTATTACCATCAATTTCTTTTCTTTTCCTTTATCTTACAGATATCTTCCAACCTCGATATCCAGTTTCTGATTGGAGAGCATATAAAGTTTTTGCATTAACCCTTCCATTAACATTTTTCCTTTTAGTAAGCCTTGTTGTTCCTTTCTATTTCCCTCCATTAAGAGAAATTTTCAAACCTTTTGTATACTTTATATTCCTTATTAGAGATAAATTAGGTTTAGATTTAGGACAAAAAGCACCTGCTTTATCAGGATTTGAAGTACCAATAGGATTATGTATAACAATTATGGCAAGTGTTACACCTGCAATGATTGCATATCATAAACATGCTACAGAAACAAGTGGAGTTAATTCTGGTATTACAAGATTCCTTAGAGATTTGGTTGAATTGAGAAAAACTGGAATGAGTCCAGAAAAATGCATAGAAAACCTTTCAAATAATGATTATGGAGCTTTTAGTAAATATCTTAAAAAAATAGCTGAACAAATTAAATGGGGTCTTCCATTATCAAAAATTTATGAAGCATTTGCTCAACAAATTTATAGTTGGCTTGCAAGAATAAACATGTTCCTTATAGTAGATGCTATAGATGTTGGTGGAGGAACTCCTGAAATTCTTGAAACAGTAGCTAGATTTAGTGAAGAAATAGAACTTATTGAGAAGCAAAAAAGAATGTCACTTAAGCCATTATTATTAATTCCATATATTAGTGCAATAATATTAGTTGTATCAACTGTTGTTTTAATAGGTTTTATGAGAAGTATACTTATAATTGCTCAAATATATCTTCCATTCAGTAGCTTTTTGCAATTGTTTGTTCCTCCATTAATACTTAATAGTGCTATAAGTGGATTTGTTGCTGGAAAAGTTTCAGAAGAGAAAGTATCTGCAGGTTTTAAACATGCTTTTATATTAACATTAGTATCTTTTATAGCCTTAATAATTTCTCCATATGTGAGTGCAGGAATACAATTCTATACTCCACAAAGTGCATGA
- the hypE gene encoding hydrogenase expression/formation protein HypE, with the protein MSDIENIIKLAHGGGGKLTLQLIKEIFLPAFRNSILEKLEDSARINFYGKNIAFTIDAYTVNPIFFPGGDIGKLAITGTINDLAMQGGIIDPFISAAFIIEEGFEIENLEKIVKSMKEECLKNNAKIVAGDTKVVEKGLADKIYIITAGISFIPEKVDLGVHRIKEGDAIIVSGTIGDHGAAILSSRYDFKLSNSLISDCASLKDLVKSLLENDLEIHCLRDPTRGGLGTVLNEIALKTNFGIIIDESKIPIKNDVRALCEILGIDPLYLACEGRIVCFTNWEERNDVLSIIKENPLGENAMLIGRVTSKFSNKVIMKTTLGVKRIVSMFLGENLPRIC; encoded by the coding sequence ATGAGTGATATAGAAAATATTATCAAATTGGCTCATGGTGGAGGAGGAAAACTTACTCTTCAATTAATAAAAGAAATTTTCTTACCTGCTTTTAGAAATAGCATTCTTGAAAAATTGGAAGATTCTGCAAGAATAAATTTTTATGGAAAAAATATTGCTTTTACAATTGATGCGTATACTGTTAATCCAATTTTCTTTCCAGGAGGAGATATAGGAAAATTAGCAATTACAGGAACAATAAATGATTTAGCTATGCAAGGTGGAATAATAGACCCATTCATTTCAGCAGCTTTTATAATTGAAGAAGGGTTTGAAATAGAAAATTTAGAAAAAATAGTAAAATCAATGAAAGAAGAATGTTTAAAAAATAATGCAAAAATTGTTGCTGGAGATACAAAAGTTGTTGAGAAGGGATTAGCAGATAAAATATACATTATTACAGCAGGGATATCATTTATTCCAGAAAAAGTAGATTTAGGAGTACATAGAATAAAAGAAGGAGATGCAATAATAGTTTCTGGAACAATTGGAGATCATGGAGCTGCAATTCTATCAAGTAGATACGATTTTAAATTAAGTAATTCATTAATAAGTGATTGTGCATCTCTTAAAGATTTAGTTAAATCTTTATTAGAAAACGATTTGGAAATACATTGTTTAAGAGACCCTACTAGAGGTGGATTAGGAACAGTTTTAAATGAAATAGCTTTAAAAACAAATTTTGGAATAATAATAGATGAATCTAAAATTCCAATTAAGAATGATGTAAGAGCATTATGCGAAATTCTTGGAATAGATCCTTTATATTTAGCATGTGAAGGAAGAATTGTTTGTTTTACAAATTGGGAAGAAAGGAATGATGTATTATCTATTATTAAAGAAAATCCTTTAGGAGAAAACGCTATGCTAATTGGAAGAGTTACTTCTAAATTTAGCAATAAAGTTATAATGAAAACAACATTGGGAGTAAAAAGAATAGTTTCTATGTTTCTAGGAGAAAATCTTCCAAGAATTTGCTAA
- a CDS encoding sugar phosphate nucleotidyltransferase, which translates to MKGLNKAVVFAAGAGTRLHPLTVTRPKHLLPLCGKPVLWHVIYSLKEIGIENIGVTIHHNKEQIIKYLEENNPGVKISFIEQEPLGTGHALYSCFDFLKNEKYYVTIYGDVVIKSSILKDFINFFYKEDMDGAMIVAETHDPKRYGLVKVKNNFLEEIIEKPSEEEIKYIEKYYINTGVYILSNDAFKFFEKIHVSKRGEYELTDILSLLAKNGKRIGIFVCEPGWWFDIGLPWDLLEANRKYMDLIEDEKVKEFNGVIINGKVIISKGVSIKPGTYIEGPSIIMDNVSIGANSTIGPYTYIGEKSTIGNSSVVEKTLVLENSIIGNHVSLRNSIIGEGAIIGDNVSVSDVNYSQDITIKVSLAGHVYDIGKKKFGAVIGSYAIVPSLTALKAGQIIMPYTIY; encoded by the coding sequence ATGAAAGGGTTAAATAAAGCCGTGGTTTTTGCAGCTGGAGCTGGAACTAGGCTTCATCCTTTAACAGTTACTAGACCTAAACATTTATTACCATTATGTGGAAAACCAGTTTTATGGCATGTAATATATTCTTTAAAAGAAATAGGTATTGAAAATATAGGTGTAACCATTCATCATAATAAAGAACAAATAATAAAATACTTAGAAGAAAATAATCCAGGAGTAAAAATATCATTTATTGAACAAGAACCTTTAGGTACTGGACATGCATTATATTCTTGTTTTGATTTTTTAAAAAATGAAAAATACTATGTTACAATTTATGGAGATGTTGTAATTAAATCTAGTATATTAAAAGATTTCATAAATTTCTTTTATAAAGAAGATATGGATGGAGCAATGATAGTTGCTGAAACTCATGATCCAAAAAGATATGGTCTTGTAAAAGTAAAAAATAATTTTTTAGAAGAAATTATAGAAAAACCATCTGAAGAAGAAATTAAGTATATTGAAAAATATTATATAAATACAGGAGTTTATATATTATCTAATGATGCTTTTAAATTTTTTGAGAAAATTCATGTTTCAAAAAGAGGTGAATATGAACTTACAGATATATTGAGCTTATTAGCTAAAAATGGGAAAAGGATAGGGATTTTTGTATGCGAACCAGGATGGTGGTTTGATATTGGTCTTCCTTGGGATTTATTAGAAGCAAATAGGAAATATATGGATTTAATAGAAGATGAAAAAGTAAAAGAATTTAATGGAGTAATAATTAATGGTAAAGTTATTATAAGTAAAGGTGTATCGATTAAACCTGGAACATATATAGAAGGGCCATCGATAATAATGGATAATGTATCTATAGGAGCTAATTCAACAATAGGTCCTTATACTTATATTGGAGAAAAAAGCACCATTGGCAATTCGAGTGTAGTAGAAAAAACATTAGTTTTAGAAAATTCAATAATAGGAAATCATGTCTCTTTAAGAAATTCAATAATAGGAGAAGGAGCAATAATCGGTGATAATGTGAGTGTCTCAGACGTGAATTATTCGCAAGATATTACAATAAAAGTTTCTTTAGCTGGCCATGTTTATGATATTGGAAAAAAGAAATTTGGAGCTGTTATAGGATCCTATGCTATTGTCCCTTCTTTAACAGCTCTTAAAGCCGGACAAATAATAATGCCCTACACTATATATTAA
- the hypD gene encoding hydrogenase formation protein HypD, with the protein MNEEKLRFIDEYRNKELLLKLIKKLKREIDNPIKIMEVCGTHTISISKFGIRRLLKGKVYLTSGPGCPVCVTPNEDIDWIIELCRKFKEKICLTVFGDIMRVPGSNSSLFIEKAKGANIRIVYSPIEAIEIAKKRKDLKIVFFGIGFETTAPSIAISLIEAKKNKLENFYLYSAHKLIPPALDALLSLGEIKLNGFILPGHVSTIIGSNPYRPILKKYGLAGVIAGFEPLDIIQALLILNELIKNKIYDVKIQYSRSVKPEGNEKAKKIMNNVFKECNSIWRGLGEIPNSGLELREEYNDMNAKLHFDINIPPKYENPACKCGEVLRGIIYPYECPLFAKACTPNSPIGPCMVSSEGACAAWYTYEDWKKYKEMMKNE; encoded by the coding sequence ATGAATGAAGAAAAGCTTAGATTTATTGATGAATATAGAAATAAAGAATTATTATTAAAATTGATTAAAAAATTAAAAAGAGAAATTGATAATCCAATAAAAATAATGGAAGTGTGTGGAACACATACAATCTCAATAAGCAAATTTGGAATTAGAAGATTATTAAAAGGGAAAGTGTATTTAACTTCTGGACCAGGATGCCCAGTATGTGTTACCCCAAATGAAGATATAGATTGGATTATTGAATTGTGTAGAAAATTTAAAGAAAAAATTTGTTTAACAGTTTTTGGAGATATTATGCGTGTTCCTGGAAGTAATTCAAGTTTATTTATTGAAAAAGCAAAAGGAGCAAATATTAGAATAGTTTATTCACCTATTGAAGCAATTGAAATTGCAAAAAAGAGGAAAGATTTAAAAATTGTATTTTTTGGAATAGGTTTTGAAACAACTGCTCCATCTATTGCAATATCTTTAATTGAAGCAAAAAAGAATAAATTGGAAAATTTTTATTTATATTCAGCTCATAAACTTATTCCCCCAGCTCTTGATGCATTATTAAGTTTAGGAGAAATAAAATTGAATGGTTTCATTTTACCAGGACATGTAAGCACAATTATAGGATCAAATCCTTATAGACCAATTCTTAAAAAATATGGCTTAGCAGGAGTTATAGCAGGTTTTGAGCCGCTTGATATAATTCAAGCTTTATTAATTTTAAATGAATTAATTAAAAATAAAATTTATGATGTGAAAATTCAATATTCTAGATCTGTTAAACCTGAAGGAAATGAAAAAGCTAAAAAAATTATGAATAATGTTTTTAAAGAATGTAATTCTATTTGGCGTGGATTAGGAGAAATTCCTAATAGTGGATTAGAATTAAGAGAAGAATATAATGATATGAATGCAAAGCTTCATTTTGATATAAATATTCCTCCTAAATATGAAAATCCAGCATGTAAATGCGGAGAAGTACTTAGAGGAATTATTTATCCTTATGAATGTCCACTTTTTGCAAAAGCTTGCACTCCAAATTCTCCTATTGGTCCATGCATGGTAAGTAGTGAAGGTGCATGTGCTGCTTGGTATACTTATGAAGATTGGAAAAAATATAAAGAGATGATGAAAAATGAGTGA
- a CDS encoding AbrB/MazE/SpoVT family DNA-binding domain-containing protein yields MNLEKEVIIGKKYTIYLPKAIVKALNLKEGNKFLLKISGNTIIMEPIYDPIKLALSEKKFASIKPEEVELITLEEQEKYIKGSS; encoded by the coding sequence ATGAATCTGGAAAAAGAAGTAATTATTGGAAAAAAATATACGATTTATTTACCGAAAGCTATAGTAAAAGCTCTTAATTTAAAGGAAGGTAATAAATTTTTATTAAAAATATCTGGTAATACTATAATTATGGAACCAATTTATGATCCAATAAAACTTGCATTATCTGAAAAAAAATTCGCATCTATAAAACCAGAAGAAGTAGAGTTGATAACTCTTGAAGAACAAGAAAAATACATTAAAGGTTCTTCTTGA
- a CDS encoding DUF99 family protein has translation MEFHKLHIDKPGLRVLGIAESFNIEKSKKSILVGIVMRGDFIIDGVIVSNCNVGGMDSTEKIIEMFKALNRDDINLIMLNGCVISWFNIIDLNKIYNDLKLPLICITYEESPGLEKYIIQYFPKDYKERIEVYKRNGERIEVLLKTGYKVFIRFFGISLNDSIKILNKFTLHGRIPEPIRVSKLFAKSLIQFSLFDFSISKSNGNYNK, from the coding sequence ATGGAATTTCATAAACTTCATATAGATAAACCTGGATTACGTGTTCTAGGAATAGCCGAAAGTTTCAATATAGAAAAAAGCAAAAAATCTATTTTAGTAGGAATAGTTATGAGAGGAGATTTTATAATAGATGGAGTAATAGTATCTAATTGTAATGTTGGAGGAATGGATTCAACTGAAAAAATTATTGAAATGTTTAAAGCATTAAATAGGGATGATATAAATTTGATTATGCTTAATGGATGTGTTATTAGCTGGTTTAATATAATAGATTTAAATAAAATTTATAATGATTTAAAATTGCCACTTATATGCATTACTTATGAAGAATCTCCTGGTTTAGAGAAATACATAATTCAATATTTTCCAAAAGATTATAAAGAAAGGATTGAAGTTTACAAAAGAAATGGTGAAAGGATTGAAGTATTATTGAAAACTGGATATAAAGTTTTTATAAGGTTTTTTGGTATTTCTTTAAATGACTCTATTAAAATTCTTAATAAATTTACTTTGCATGGTAGAATACCTGAACCAATAAGAGTTTCAAAACTTTTTGCTAAATCTCTTATCCAATTTTCTCTCTTCGATTTCTCTATTTCTAAAAGCAATGGAAATTATAATAAATGA
- a CDS encoding endonuclease V, translating into MVESYSINKNIRKIIPKNFSLEKARFAQKIIASKCIKNNCFSKIDIIAGVDATYIKNFSIASIASIDFKTHEIIEIKKVYEKTYFPYIPTLLSFREAPLIFKCFHLLNNKPDIIIVNGHGIAHPYKCGLATHVGVILNIPSIGVARKKLYGEEKIIDNRTFLIDENSSIIAEVIKRGKTKLYVSIGNMIDLETSVSIVLNLLKNGLKLPLPLQIAHNECENLKNKFKLKIIK; encoded by the coding sequence ATGGTAGAAAGTTATTCTATCAATAAAAATATTAGAAAAATAATACCAAAAAATTTTTCATTGGAAAAAGCTAGATTTGCTCAAAAAATAATTGCTTCAAAATGTATAAAAAATAATTGCTTCTCAAAAATAGATATTATAGCTGGTGTTGATGCTACTTATATAAAAAATTTTTCAATTGCTTCAATAGCATCTATTGATTTTAAAACACATGAAATAATTGAAATAAAGAAAGTATATGAAAAAACTTATTTTCCATACATTCCAACACTTTTATCTTTTAGAGAAGCTCCATTAATTTTTAAATGTTTTCATTTATTAAATAATAAACCAGATATAATTATAGTAAATGGACATGGTATTGCACATCCTTATAAATGTGGCTTAGCAACTCATGTAGGTGTTATTTTAAATATTCCATCAATAGGTGTAGCTAGAAAGAAACTATATGGAGAAGAGAAAATTATTGATAATAGAACATTTCTAATAGATGAAAATTCTTCAATAATTGCTGAAGTAATTAAAAGAGGAAAAACAAAACTTTATGTTAGTATTGGAAATATGATAGACCTTGAAACAAGCGTATCTATAGTATTAAATTTATTAAAAAATGGATTAAAATTACCTTTACCTCTTCAAATAGCTCATAATGAATGTGAGAATTTAAAGAATAAATTTAAGCTTAAAATAATAAAATAA
- a CDS encoding DUF120 domain-containing protein gives MFNKKISLEGIVFSGNGEGAYYISLPKYFKQIKEKLGFKPYPGTLNIKLNEESIKKRIFIENSKGIKIEGFEENGKIFGSGKCFPAIINGKIEGAIIIPEKTRYNSSVIEIISEKYLRKELNIKDGDKIKIYVLVT, from the coding sequence ATGTTTAATAAAAAAATTTCTTTAGAAGGAATCGTTTTTTCAGGAAATGGAGAAGGAGCATATTATATTAGTTTACCAAAATATTTTAAACAAATAAAAGAAAAACTGGGTTTTAAACCGTATCCTGGAACACTTAATATAAAACTTAATGAAGAATCTATTAAAAAAAGAATCTTTATTGAAAATTCAAAAGGAATAAAAATAGAAGGCTTTGAAGAAAATGGAAAAATTTTTGGCTCTGGAAAATGTTTTCCAGCTATTATTAATGGGAAAATAGAAGGAGCTATAATAATTCCTGAAAAAACACGTTATAATTCCTCTGTTATAGAAATTATTTCAGAAAAATATCTTAGAAAAGAATTAAATATTAAAGATGGTGATAAAATTAAAATTTATGTCCTCGTAACTTAA